From a region of the Pongo pygmaeus isolate AG05252 chromosome 5, NHGRI_mPonPyg2-v2.0_pri, whole genome shotgun sequence genome:
- the LOC129038754 gene encoding putative olfactory receptor 2B3, with product MNWANESSPKEFILLGFSDRAWLQMPLFVVLLLSYTITIFGNVSIMMVCTLDPKLHTPMYFFLTNLSILDLCYTTTTVPHMLVNIGCNKKTISYAGCVAQLIIFLALGATECLLLAVMSFDRYVAVCRPLHYVVIMNYWFCLRMAAFSWLTAFGNSVLQSSLTLNIPRCGHQEVDHFFCEVPALLKLSCADTKPVEAELFFFSVLILLIPVTLILISYGFIAQAVLKIRSAEGRQKAFGTCESHMIVVSLFYGTAIYMYLQPPSSTSKDWGKMVSLFYGIITPMLNPLIYSLRNKDIKEAFKRVMPRIFFCKK from the coding sequence ATGAATTGGGCAAATGAGAGCTCCCCAAAAGAGTTTATATTACTTGGCTTCTCAGATAGGGCTTGGCTACAAATGCCCCTTTTTGTGGTCCTGTTACTATCATACACAATCACCATATTTGGCAATGTGTCCATCATGATGGTGTGCACTCTGGATCCCAAACTTCATACGCCCATGTATTTCTTTCTCACTAATCTCTCCATCTTAGATCTCTGCTATACCACAACTACAGTCCCTCATATGTTGGTAAATATTGGTTGCAACAAAAAGACCATCAGTTATGCTGGCTGTGTGGCCCAACTCATCATCTTCCTGGCCCTAGGTGCTACTGAGTGTCTCCTTCTGGCTGTTATGTCCTTTGACAGATATGTGGCTGTTTGCAGACCCCTCCACTATGTAGTCATCATGAATTATTGGTTCTGCCTAAGGATGGCAGCCTTCTCATGGCTCACTGCTTTCGGCAACTCAGTGCTGCAGTCTTCCTTGACTCTTAACATACCACGCTGTGGTCACCAGGAAGTGGACCACTTTTTCTGTGAGGTACCTGCACTTCTCAAGTTGTCATGTGCTGACACAAAGCCTGTTGAGGCTGAGCTCTTCTTCTTTAGTGTACTAATTCTTCTAATTCCAGTGACACTGATCCTCATCTCCTATGGCTTCATAGCTCAAGCAGTATTAAAAATCAGGTCAGCAGAAGGACGGCAAAAAGCATTTGGGACATGTGAGTCCCACATGATTGTGGTGTCCCTCTTTTATGGAACAGCCATTTATATGTATCTTCAACCACCTTCATCCACCTCTAAGGACTGGGGAAAGATGGTTTCCCTCTTCTACGGAATCATCACACCCATGTTGAACCCCCTCATCTACAGCCTTAGAAACAAAGATATAAAGGAGGCCTTCAAGAGGGTGATGCCAAGAATCTTTTTCTGTAAGAAATAA